In the genome of Candidatus Aegiribacteria sp., one region contains:
- a CDS encoding beta-N-acetylglucosaminidase domain-containing protein, whose protein sequence is MIRGVVEGFYGRPYTSKERDIIISCLSMLDDPVYMYAPKNDPYHRLKWRQEYPRGSFEPLASNIRKSCQAGVKFIFGISPWQFKDDDIEFIRRKADKALSAGAFGICILFDDVPDKADPELAFRQIELAEKALADFDCQVYMCPSVYCSELIETLNGEEYLHFLKHNLSERWNLFWTGEAVISRKLDSTSLIRAEELLGRQPVLWDNLLADDYTLRRIFLGGLSSRIPCGHSFLLNPSSCFPAALHAVHEILLASGIEDCWPDELGNDRAAWKLLGEFHHLPWSAGTEAEKLLKRMSSAVTDGASEDLMTDLERISSIMDGFVENIQDAQSGIDLQPYILDVGKLIGWWKKILLLPSLSQRMRELRYLMLERLPFEHPLAAYTAAVVSGREE, encoded by the coding sequence ATGATTAGAGGAGTTGTCGAAGGTTTTTACGGCAGGCCTTACACCTCGAAAGAGAGAGATATTATTATCAGCTGCCTATCAATGCTTGATGATCCTGTTTACATGTACGCGCCCAAGAATGATCCATATCACAGGCTGAAATGGCGGCAGGAATACCCTCGTGGCAGCTTTGAACCTCTTGCTTCAAACATTCGAAAATCATGTCAGGCCGGCGTGAAGTTCATCTTCGGAATAAGTCCATGGCAATTCAAGGATGACGATATTGAGTTTATTCGAAGAAAGGCGGATAAGGCACTTTCCGCCGGAGCATTCGGAATCTGCATTCTCTTCGACGACGTTCCTGATAAGGCTGACCCTGAACTGGCATTTCGACAGATTGAACTGGCGGAGAAAGCACTGGCTGATTTCGATTGTCAGGTTTATATGTGTCCGTCCGTCTATTGTTCTGAACTAATAGAAACACTCAATGGAGAAGAGTATCTTCATTTTCTGAAGCATAATCTTTCTGAGAGATGGAATCTGTTCTGGACAGGTGAAGCTGTCATTTCAAGAAAGCTGGATTCCACTTCTCTCATTCGAGCTGAGGAACTGCTGGGAAGGCAGCCGGTTCTCTGGGATAACCTTCTGGCAGATGACTACACGCTCAGAAGAATATTTCTTGGAGGACTCAGTAGCAGAATACCTTGCGGACACTCGTTTCTTCTGAATCCATCATCCTGTTTTCCGGCAGCTCTTCATGCGGTTCATGAGATTCTGCTTGCGTCAGGAATTGAAGACTGCTGGCCTGATGAGCTTGGGAATGACAGGGCAGCCTGGAAGCTGCTTGGTGAATTTCATCACCTTCCATGGTCTGCCGGTACGGAAGCAGAAAAGCTTCTGAAGAGGATGAGCAGTGCTGTTACTGATGGAGCTTCTGAAGATTTGATGACAGATCTGGAGAGGATATCATCCATAATGGACGGATTTGTTGAAAATATACAGGATGCCCAGAGTGGTATTGATCTACAGCCTTATATTCTGGATGTCGGAAAATTAATAGGGTGGTGGAAAAAGATACTTCTTCTTCCTTCTCTATCGCAGAGAATGCGCGAACTCAGATACCTGATGCTTGAAAGGCTTCCGTTCGAACACCCTTTAGCGGCATATACTGCAGCAGTTGTATCCGGAAGAGAGGAATGA
- the ftcD gene encoding glutamate formimidoyltransferase, with protein sequence MTRKIVESVPNISEGQNMDLINEVVKAADSISGAKVLDVDPGAATNRTVITIAGAPDAVMNASFELIKKAGELIDMRKQTGEHPRHGATDVCPFVPVSGVTMEDCAELARRLGKRVGEELLIPVYLYEKAASKPEWEKLPNIREGEYEALPDKLGKQEWTPDFGPNEWNERVARTGVCTIGARNFLIAYNVNLNTKDPGIARDIGLTIRDTGRFRRDSNWKFVRDEDGNKVNQPGKLQYCKSTGWYIKEYDTAQVTMNLTDLSVTPLHAGYEAVLEEAEKLGTRVTGSEVVGLLPLSAMLEAGRFYLEKQDSGLSSVGRQGKTTG encoded by the coding sequence ATGACCCGAAAGATAGTAGAATCTGTTCCAAATATCTCTGAGGGACAGAACATGGACCTGATAAACGAAGTCGTGAAGGCGGCAGATTCCATAAGCGGAGCAAAGGTTCTTGATGTCGACCCCGGAGCAGCAACGAACAGAACTGTTATCACCATTGCCGGCGCTCCGGATGCAGTCATGAACGCATCATTCGAGTTAATTAAAAAAGCCGGTGAACTGATCGACATGAGAAAGCAGACCGGTGAACATCCTCGTCACGGAGCAACTGATGTCTGCCCATTCGTTCCGGTCTCAGGTGTTACCATGGAGGATTGCGCGGAATTAGCCCGGAGACTTGGCAAACGAGTCGGCGAGGAACTCCTGATTCCGGTTTATCTCTACGAAAAAGCCGCTTCGAAACCTGAATGGGAAAAGCTGCCCAACATTCGAGAAGGAGAATATGAGGCTCTCCCGGACAAACTCGGTAAACAGGAATGGACACCGGATTTCGGTCCGAATGAATGGAACGAGAGGGTTGCCAGAACAGGTGTCTGCACGATAGGAGCAAGGAATTTCCTCATTGCTTACAACGTGAACCTGAATACAAAAGATCCCGGTATAGCCCGTGACATAGGCCTCACTATCCGTGATACCGGAAGATTCAGAAGGGACAGTAACTGGAAATTCGTCAGGGATGAAGATGGAAATAAAGTGAATCAGCCCGGAAAGCTCCAGTACTGCAAGTCAACAGGCTGGTATATAAAAGAATATGATACTGCTCAGGTTACGATGAACCTTACCGATCTATCCGTTACTCCTCTGCATGCTGGATATGAAGCGGTACTTGAAGAAGCGGAAAAACTCGGAACCAGAGTAACAGGATCGGAAGTGGTGGGGCTTCTCCCCCTTTCAGCAATGCTCGAAGCAGGAAGATTCTATCTTGAAAAGCAGGATTCGGGTCTGTCCTCTGTTGGAAGACAGGGAAAAACTACCGGT
- a CDS encoding FAD-dependent thymidylate synthase: protein MRIELAGFNTDIQNGGGTPETLSASYARISRDPRPIDVLRKEAAGEVEKARASNQRIVFEYGHGSVAEHAVFNFDVIDISRLAAEELQNFRMASFTEKSQRYIRIGKDLILPPELGGDDEVRFRGTAENLFGIYEKLYSGLIESGADRDTAKEDARYILPLATSCQMGMTANARELELIIRRLSSHPFAEVRKLSEKFLELVMEASPSLFLFLEPTAMDSFAHSMSPVDSAAASDVVLVDCDDDSKVGSLLLQRLKGVPIEVAGRIWVELNSGERKKLFMDALSGLGIHDSVPRCWEFFNAEFELILSASAYAQMKRHRMCTRLVSVYDPVLGVTVPASISRAGLGSDFMEGIRISEETSGSLGVFYPYMLTNAHRRRVVININGRELYHFSRLREDSHAQWDIRLIAHSMLHAIRERAPLTAVLTGGKSDISGLFT, encoded by the coding sequence ATGAGAATCGAGCTGGCGGGATTCAATACGGATATCCAGAATGGCGGGGGAACTCCTGAAACGCTTTCCGCTTCCTACGCTCGAATCAGCCGAGATCCAAGGCCGATAGATGTTCTCAGGAAGGAAGCGGCCGGGGAAGTTGAAAAGGCCAGAGCATCCAATCAGCGGATTGTCTTTGAGTACGGTCACGGCTCAGTTGCTGAACATGCTGTTTTCAATTTTGATGTCATCGATATTTCAAGACTTGCCGCTGAGGAACTGCAGAATTTCAGGATGGCCAGTTTTACCGAGAAATCCCAGAGATACATTCGTATTGGAAAAGATCTCATCCTGCCGCCTGAGCTTGGCGGGGATGATGAAGTCAGATTTCGCGGAACTGCTGAGAATCTGTTTGGAATATATGAAAAGCTTTACAGCGGATTAATAGAAAGTGGAGCGGATAGAGATACTGCAAAAGAAGACGCACGATACATTCTTCCCCTTGCAACTTCATGCCAGATGGGGATGACTGCCAATGCGCGGGAACTCGAGCTTATTATCAGAAGATTGTCCAGCCATCCATTCGCAGAAGTCAGAAAGCTGTCGGAGAAGTTTCTTGAACTCGTAATGGAAGCCTCTCCATCGCTGTTTCTTTTTCTGGAGCCGACAGCCATGGATAGTTTTGCTCATTCCATGTCTCCTGTTGATTCAGCTGCCGCAAGTGATGTGGTGCTTGTGGATTGTGATGATGATTCTAAAGTTGGATCATTACTGTTGCAGCGTTTAAAGGGGGTTCCGATTGAAGTCGCCGGAAGGATATGGGTTGAACTTAATTCCGGGGAAAGAAAGAAACTGTTCATGGATGCTCTTTCAGGACTGGGTATACATGATTCTGTTCCGAGGTGCTGGGAATTTTTCAATGCGGAATTTGAACTGATTCTTTCCGCCTCAGCATACGCTCAGATGAAAAGGCACCGAATGTGTACCCGACTCGTTTCAGTGTACGATCCTGTTCTTGGAGTGACTGTTCCAGCAAGCATTTCCAGGGCAGGACTTGGAAGTGACTTCATGGAGGGTATCAGGATATCTGAGGAGACCTCCGGTTCTCTGGGTGTATTTTATCCATACATGCTTACAAATGCCCATAGACGAAGGGTTGTTATAAATATCAACGGCAGGGAACTCTACCATTTTTCCCGGCTCAGGGAAGATTCTCATGCTCAATGGGATATACGTTTAATCGCACATTCCATGCTGCATGCAATCAGAGAAAGAGCACCATTAACCGCAGTTCTTACAGGTGGCAAGTCTGATATTTCAGGATTGTTTACCTGA
- a CDS encoding tetratricopeptide repeat protein, whose amino-acid sequence MKFRLLLLILISLSSVMYAQNQDDTSAEYESTDITEDASSLLRRTAEELTELEEQIAREEDRLAGIMSELVQLRRQHAILSNAESAFLLGEELYTSGSIVWARDAFESVVVNFPESIYYEDAVFRLELISFELQDFESALEYFEILRQSDPSFEFMDLAIIAAGLSTFNQGDFADSRMLYNQVMPSSEYGALAEYLKAVAFVEEENIESAVATLEGILNRTGGTQGELNLADRARIALAQILVDEGKYDEAINYYSRVSPFSSYYDVAMLGYVWTLMRQGEYQDAYNLAEKVLDEVPNSEIVSEFKLAQANCALGAEDLDIAIRMYEDLLTNFHDTGDYYDLFLSGSSLAQEEFELERERLDRIRLGLAELKEEAFTQGDMEMVELIEEEEAFLRELFTEIGYLETVLSLPVEIDPETMEYEIARLIQQCRNSTEVLTLTAGEVGELTESHGSERDRQDLADVEREIERIRLSLQDLASKFEGGMTAEHDWVQETKYGIAVATFMERELKRDSVNYLGSYYRNRIQEALEMDDSLTASSLDSLRSREIGSLNRRIDESAIECAGFFEEYLANYPDSRFISDVLVRLAQLYYDIDNLHHSERQAIAGIEEYVPEDYTKSITLYQQVLTEHPGSEVEDIALYSLGYCLESMMDFEGAMDNYRNLLVRFPQSLLASECNIRVGNYYFDILEYDSALVYYQNVLDYPGSSPNLFQHGLYKLGWTLYLTKNFRHSIATFAYLLQDDMNIDSLGIHRRGDIRILNETREYLAYDFLEMSNRSSSAVATAVLFLDTFDDSATTVGVLKHMAVISEEMTDWQTSIEAYNAILDVNPLCADAPLYQVKIAQAYEELGEYALAARARDELIANYGLESEWYSWMGEGTAIALADSLRCSSFEDAIQYYLEQTVISKDDPVAFNQVNEALIDRIEAYLQQYTVSNRTYEYKFHLGDAYYHTGQYVQAGDMYYQVSLDSSSFQRQEDAFNNAFSSYLIAYDETPGIDSLYLRQRMMETVTKYSETFPDGENVAWFLWAAAPKFYNAGDYDSARDMFSRLYHNYPNSGYAARAAKFIADSYQQEELYAEAEEWYGHASQMAARSGEDLGADIELLAASSAYNDAASLAESENTEDLLAAAQRWEETAHEHPGSDVAPVALYDAAETYGKAGSIDNSVRLFQELALLYPSSENAPSGLLRAAFLLREDEQYVRAAQIYLEAYDKFPTAPDMVAALSSAARCYEDGDRRDLAMGVFGQIAGDRAGTADVVMEAYAKIGEYNYDLGNLAISLSNFENCISVYDQYHDGQLTYPAMSAYLVGEMASRDYYALTPVNNDNVEYKTQLFNGAVASYNRTFSYLDDDYVFRAVLKIGEIQEDFANSIGFMDPPPDLTPEGEEAFYNILMEAYDLYIQRAVSTYENGLELAMNNGIRTEWTDFIAVNLDLLLPGSSSSMGYSSFTPDVVVEEETPEIDEISDVEDGFESDPIDTEPSGTDIPLIEEPVTSEASPDEPGYTIRYEEEEEESGGGGCFLWPF is encoded by the coding sequence ATGAAATTTCGACTGTTACTTCTAATATTGATTTCACTCAGTTCGGTTATGTATGCCCAGAATCAGGACGATACTTCTGCTGAGTACGAATCCACCGATATCACAGAAGACGCAAGCTCTCTTCTCAGGAGAACCGCGGAGGAACTCACTGAACTTGAGGAGCAGATTGCCAGGGAAGAAGATCGCCTGGCGGGAATCATGTCTGAACTTGTTCAGCTTCGAAGGCAGCATGCGATTCTTTCAAATGCTGAAAGCGCATTCCTTCTCGGCGAAGAACTGTATACATCCGGATCGATTGTATGGGCACGAGATGCCTTCGAATCAGTAGTGGTTAATTTTCCGGAATCCATTTATTACGAAGATGCTGTTTTCAGACTCGAACTGATTTCCTTCGAACTTCAGGATTTCGAATCTGCGCTTGAATATTTTGAAATTCTCAGGCAATCGGATCCCTCATTTGAGTTCATGGACCTCGCAATTATTGCCGCAGGTCTTTCCACTTTCAATCAGGGAGATTTTGCCGACTCCAGAATGCTGTACAATCAGGTGATGCCATCAAGTGAATATGGAGCACTTGCTGAATATCTGAAGGCTGTAGCATTCGTGGAGGAGGAAAATATAGAATCCGCTGTGGCCACCCTGGAAGGAATACTTAATCGGACAGGGGGAACTCAGGGAGAGTTGAATCTGGCTGACAGAGCAAGAATTGCTCTTGCTCAGATTCTTGTTGATGAGGGTAAATACGATGAAGCTATCAATTATTATTCCAGAGTCTCTCCTTTCAGCTCCTACTATGATGTAGCCATGCTCGGGTATGTCTGGACCCTTATGCGACAGGGTGAATATCAGGATGCGTATAACCTTGCTGAGAAAGTCCTGGATGAGGTTCCTAACTCTGAGATCGTATCTGAATTCAAGCTTGCTCAGGCCAATTGTGCCCTTGGCGCGGAAGATCTTGATATTGCTATAAGAATGTACGAAGACCTGCTCACGAATTTTCATGATACTGGTGATTACTACGATCTGTTTCTTTCCGGATCATCACTTGCTCAGGAAGAATTTGAACTTGAGCGGGAACGGCTTGACCGGATAAGATTGGGGCTTGCAGAGCTAAAGGAAGAAGCATTTACTCAGGGAGATATGGAGATGGTTGAGCTTATAGAAGAGGAAGAAGCATTCCTCCGCGAGCTCTTCACAGAAATAGGTTATTTGGAAACGGTACTTTCCCTGCCGGTAGAGATTGATCCGGAAACCATGGAATACGAAATTGCCAGGCTCATTCAGCAATGCAGAAACAGTACTGAAGTCCTTACCCTGACTGCAGGAGAAGTTGGAGAACTTACTGAATCCCACGGAAGCGAACGCGACCGCCAGGATCTCGCAGATGTTGAAAGGGAAATTGAAAGAATACGACTTTCTCTGCAGGATCTGGCGTCCAAGTTTGAAGGCGGAATGACAGCAGAGCATGACTGGGTTCAGGAAACCAAGTACGGTATTGCTGTGGCTACTTTCATGGAAAGGGAACTGAAGCGCGATTCGGTGAATTATCTAGGCTCATATTACAGGAACAGGATTCAGGAAGCGCTTGAAATGGACGATTCACTGACGGCTTCATCTCTGGACAGTCTCCGATCGAGAGAGATCGGTTCTCTTAACCGCCGGATTGATGAATCTGCTATAGAATGCGCGGGATTCTTCGAGGAATACCTTGCCAACTATCCTGATTCCCGATTCATTTCCGATGTTCTGGTCAGGCTTGCTCAGCTGTATTACGACATAGACAATCTGCATCACAGCGAGCGCCAGGCTATTGCCGGAATAGAAGAGTATGTGCCTGAAGATTACACTAAATCCATTACATTGTATCAGCAGGTTCTGACTGAACATCCCGGAAGTGAAGTTGAGGATATAGCTTTGTATTCACTTGGATATTGTCTGGAATCCATGATGGATTTCGAAGGTGCGATGGATAACTATCGAAATCTCCTTGTACGATTTCCCCAGAGCCTACTCGCGTCGGAATGTAATATCCGTGTTGGTAATTATTACTTTGATATCCTTGAGTATGATTCTGCTCTGGTTTATTACCAGAATGTGCTGGATTATCCGGGTAGCAGCCCCAACCTTTTTCAGCATGGATTGTACAAGCTGGGATGGACACTCTATCTGACAAAGAATTTCAGACATTCTATTGCCACTTTCGCATACCTTCTTCAGGATGATATGAACATTGACAGTCTGGGTATACACAGAAGAGGTGATATCAGGATTCTCAATGAAACCAGAGAGTACCTTGCCTATGATTTTCTGGAGATGAGTAACAGATCATCTTCTGCTGTTGCCACTGCAGTTTTGTTCCTTGACACCTTTGATGATTCAGCGACTACAGTTGGGGTTCTGAAGCACATGGCTGTGATTTCAGAAGAAATGACAGACTGGCAGACATCAATTGAAGCATATAATGCTATTCTTGATGTGAATCCATTATGTGCAGATGCTCCACTCTATCAGGTGAAGATTGCCCAGGCATATGAAGAACTGGGAGAATACGCGCTTGCTGCCAGAGCCAGAGATGAACTGATTGCCAATTATGGCCTGGAAAGTGAGTGGTATAGCTGGATGGGAGAGGGAACAGCTATTGCTCTAGCCGATTCCCTGCGTTGTTCTTCATTTGAAGATGCAATACAGTATTACCTTGAACAGACAGTTATCTCCAAGGACGATCCGGTTGCCTTTAATCAGGTCAATGAAGCGCTTATTGATAGAATTGAGGCTTACCTTCAGCAGTATACCGTGTCAAACAGAACATATGAATACAAATTCCATCTTGGTGACGCTTACTATCATACAGGTCAGTATGTCCAGGCCGGTGACATGTATTATCAGGTCTCTCTTGACAGCAGTTCCTTTCAGAGACAGGAGGATGCGTTCAACAATGCGTTTTCATCATACCTGATTGCATACGATGAAACTCCGGGAATTGACAGTCTTTACCTGAGACAGAGAATGATGGAGACCGTAACCAAGTATTCCGAGACTTTCCCTGACGGTGAGAATGTCGCCTGGTTCCTGTGGGCTGCAGCTCCGAAGTTCTACAATGCCGGTGATTACGATTCCGCTCGAGATATGTTCTCACGTCTTTATCACAATTATCCGAATTCCGGCTATGCCGCACGGGCTGCGAAATTTATCGCTGATTCTTATCAGCAGGAAGAGCTGTATGCCGAGGCTGAAGAATGGTATGGACATGCATCTCAGATGGCAGCTCGGAGCGGAGAAGATCTCGGAGCTGACATAGAGCTGCTTGCGGCTTCTTCCGCATACAATGATGCGGCTTCCCTGGCCGAAAGTGAAAACACTGAAGATCTTCTGGCAGCGGCACAGCGCTGGGAGGAAACAGCTCATGAACACCCCGGATCCGATGTTGCACCTGTTGCACTGTATGATGCAGCAGAAACGTATGGAAAAGCTGGAAGCATCGATAACTCTGTAAGGCTTTTCCAGGAACTGGCACTGCTTTATCCTTCCAGCGAGAATGCTCCATCCGGTTTACTCAGAGCTGCTTTCCTGCTTCGAGAGGATGAGCAGTATGTAAGAGCGGCTCAGATATATCTTGAAGCATATGATAAATTCCCTACTGCTCCGGATATGGTAGCGGCACTCAGCAGCGCTGCTCGATGTTACGAAGACGGAGACAGACGCGATCTGGCAATGGGCGTTTTTGGACAGATTGCGGGTGACAGAGCAGGAACAGCTGATGTTGTGATGGAAGCCTACGCTAAAATTGGTGAATACAATTACGATCTGGGTAATCTGGCGATCTCTCTCAGCAATTTTGAGAACTGCATTTCTGTGTACGATCAATATCATGATGGTCAACTGACCTATCCGGCCATGTCCGCCTATCTTGTGGGTGAAATGGCTTCAAGGGATTATTATGCCCTGACTCCGGTAAATAACGATAATGTCGAGTATAAAACACAGCTTTTCAATGGGGCTGTCGCCAGTTATAACAGAACCTTCTCGTACCTTGATGACGATTATGTCTTCAGGGCAGTTCTGAAGATCGGTGAGATTCAGGAGGATTTCGCGAACTCGATCGGTTTCATGGATCCACCACCTGACCTTACTCCTGAGGGCGAGGAGGCTTTCTACAATATACTGATGGAAGCGTATGACTTATACATCCAGAGAGCAGTCTCAACCTATGAGAACGGTCTGGAGCTCGCGATGAATAATGGAATCCGCACCGAATGGACCGATTTTATCGCGGTTAACCTTGATCTTCTGCTTCCCGGTTCAAGTTCGAGTATGGGCTACTCTTCGTTCACTCCTGACGTAGTAGTAGAGGAGGAGACCCCTGAAATAGATGAAATCAGTGATGTGGAAGATGGATTCGAATCCGATCCCATTGATACTGAACCTTCCGGCACTGATATTCCATTGATCGAAGAACCTGTAACTTCCGAAGCTTCCCCTGATGAACCGGGTTATACCATCAGATATGAAGAAGAAGAGGAAGAAAGCGGAGGAGGGGGGTGTTTCCTGTGGCCGTTCTAA